The proteins below are encoded in one region of Oncorhynchus kisutch isolate 150728-3 linkage group LG14, Okis_V2, whole genome shotgun sequence:
- the LOC109904017 gene encoding gremlin-1-like, which yields MARSAYILCGMVFILGLLSYTVASKRNRGSQGAIPHPDKNNPNESEQQPQAPQAGSGSRRREKSSAAPAEEVLESSQEALHVTERRYLKRDWCKTQPLKQTIHEEGCISRTIINRFCYGQCNSFYIPRHVRREEGAFQSCSFCKPKRFTTMTFTLNCPDQQPSTKKKRIQRVKQCRCISIDLD from the coding sequence ATGGCCAGATCGGCGTATATCCTCTGTGGCATGGTTTTCATCCTGGGGCTACTCTCATATACAGTGGCTTCCAAAAGGAACAGGGGCTCCCAAGGCGCCATCCCTCATCCTGACAAAAACAACCCAAACGAATCGGAGCAGCAACCACAGGCACCGCAGGCGGGCTCTGGTTCCCGACGACGGGAAAAGAGTTCTGCTGCACCCGCTGAGGAGGTGCTGGAGTCCAGCCAAGAAGCGTTGCATGTCACTGAGCGCCGCTATCTGAAACGCGACTGGTGCAAGACACAGCCACTTAAACAGACCATCCACGAGGAGGGCTGCATCAGCCGCACTATCATTAACAGGTTCTGCTATGGACAGTGTAATTCTTTTTACATCCCCAGACATGTCCGCAGGGAAGAGGGAGCCTTCCAGTCTTGTTCGTTCTGCAAGCCGAAACGATTTACTACCATGACTTTCACTTTGAACTGTCCGGACCAGCAGCCGTCCACCAAGAAGAAGCGCATCCAGCGCGTAAAGCAGTGCCGCTGCATCTCCATAGACTTGGACTAG